The nucleotide window TTATGAATATTCCCTGTATTTTCTGCAACAGGAATAAAAATAGCAGGCGATACAAAGCCTAAGCTTTCTGAAAACCAACGTGCCAATGCTTCAAAACCTTCAATTTCACCTGTTTGAATATTTACTTTTGGTTGCAGGACAGGTGTAAATTCCATATTTTTCAATGCATATGAAAACGATGATAAAACTTCCATTTCAAGCTGTAGCGTTTGCACTTGTGATTCATCGTACACTTTCAACGTCGTGCCAGTGCTTTTTAAAGAAACAGACAATGCTGTATCGGCACGCTTGACCGCCTCTGTAATTAAAATAGATTGGTCATAGTTTGAAGTGCCAATTTTTAACGTAATATATACGCTTTTTCCTTCAATTGAAAAAGGCTCAACGATAATTTCATGCAATAGCCCCTCTAGCTCCTCATCAATCGTATACTTGCTGGCTAAAATAACGGAGGAATTTGTGTAGCGCGCAATCAAGGCATTTTCAAATGCAGGAATCAACATCGCTCGCTGTGCCAATTGTAGCAATAATGCATCGCCCCCTTGCCGTCCATATAAATCGACCACTTTTTGATATTCACCAGGCTCAATAATACAAATAACGCCACTACAATCCTCTTGATAAAGCTGGTTTAATTCATTTTGAAACAATGCAAAATTAGGCAATCCCGTTTTTTCATCATAATAAGCTAACTGTAAAATTTCCTTTTTTTGATTAAAATATTTTAAGGCTAGTGTAATAATTGGCGCAACTCGATCTAAAAATTTGATTTCATTTTGACGTGGAAATTTAATAGACTCCTCAAAAAATAAAGAAAAAATACCAACAAGCTCTCCTTCAGGTGTTTTAATCGCTTGATGCCAAACCGCTTCTATATCCTTTTGCTGTAATATACTTGCCCACTCTTCTTGCTGCTGCTCTAAATGGTGAATAATATAGCGGTCTTTTATAATATGTTGGAAAAAGTTGTTATAATCTAAATGCAAATTATCAACAGATGCAAATATACTTCTTATTTTTTTCGGCAAAGTGTTAGAAGCAACTAATTTCAAACGATTTTCTTCAATTAAAAATATACAAGTATAGCTTTTTTTCTGAAACGTTGTAGCGATATGTCGGCAAAGATGTGCTAAAACATCGGCAATATCTGCTCCTTGCTCTAGTTCCGAATAGGCCTCACGCTCTACCGCAATCAGCGCTTCAACATTAATCGAATCGGTAATATCTCGCGCAGCAACAATATAAAACTGCACGATGCTTTCATGATCTCTTATTGGTAGAATCGATAGTTCATTCCAAAAGGCAGTTTGATCTTTTCGATAATGAAATATTGATAATTTCAATGATAGTCCTTGTTGGAGGCTTTCTAAAATAAGCGCTTCACTATTTACGTCAGTTAAAGGCCCTGTTAATAACGATAATGTAGAGCCGATTAGTTCATCATGATGATATTCAACCATGCGTGTGAAAATATTATTTGCATATATAATACTGTGTTGATTTTGTGCATCTAAAATAACTAATCCTGATTCAAATTGTTTTGCTACTTGGCACAAGCTAAAATACAATTGTCCCCTATCAACAATATTATGGTTATACATTGGCTCACTCCTATCATTTAGCCGATTCCATTTCAATATATTTTTACAGGCGTGTTAATTAGCCTTTATTTTACAGAGACTACTAAAAAATTTGTTCATTTCCGTTGCGGGAGGCGCTTTCCACGGGCACAGGCTCCAACTAATTTTCCACCTGCGCTGTTCCTGTAGGAGTCGCTCCCCTCACTCCAATGAACAAATAAAGGCTATAGAAGAAAGTATTTTCTCTTGCAAAACACACCTCTTTGTAGCCAATTTTTACATAATCAACACGCCTGCTATTTTTATTAAGTAAGTGCTCTATCAATCAAATGTATAAGAATGCTATATATTCCATTAGTTCATTTTACTTATTTATACCATTTTCCATACTATTCGACAAATTATTTTGAATGGATTTATGTATTTTCAGGTAGTTAATTATTCTTTATTTTATAGAGTGAGCTTCGTTTTCAGTATGTAAAAGAGTTGCTGAATCATAATAAAGAAAGAAGTACGGAAAAGCAATAAAACCGTGTGCTTTTCCGTACTTCTTCAGTCTTTATGAACAGCTACCAGGTGTGCTGTTTTCTACTTTTGAACCTGTTTCACCGCGCAATAAGTCGCCGCCAGTTGATTCAATAATTTCATTTGTTACCTCATTTGCAATTGCATTTGATACTAATTGCAATAAATCATTTACATCCATTTGTGATTGTTTAAATTGTTGGACAACAGGAATTTCATCAATTTCCTGTTCGATGCCATCAATTTTACCTTCAATCATGTTTAATGCTTTTTCTTTCCCCAAGTGTTGGAAGTTTACTGCTTGCTTTTGCAACGTTTTTAGCGAAGCAATTTTTTCACGCACAAATTGGTTTTCATTAATTTGTGCTTCTGCTTTTTTGAAAAACTCTACTTCCTCTGTATTTGCAATCATATGCGCAATTTCTTTTGCCTTTGCAACGATTTCATCTTTTGTATAATATGTTGTCATTAACTATGCACCTCATGTCGTTTTACAATCTCCACAAACTCACCGCGTAACGAGTAATTTTTCGCCTCTAAAATTTTTACATTTACTCGCTGTCCAACTAACTCCATCGGACCTTCAAAGTTTACTAATTTATTTTTGCGTGTATAGCCAGCTAACACATCATCACGCTTTTTACTGCTACCTTCTACAAGCACTTCTACCATTTCACCTTCAAGCTTTTGTAACGCTGCCTTCGATAGCTCCTCTACAACTGCATTTAAGCGTTGCAGACGCTCCTTTTTCACTTCCATCGGTACATTATCGACCATTTTCGCAGCAGGTGTGCCTTCACGTGGTGAATAAATGTATGTGTAAGCCATTTCGAAACCTACTTCACGATATAAATCCAAAGTTTCTTGGAACTGCTTCTCTGTTTCGTTTGGATAGCCAACGATAATATCTGTTGATAATGCAACATCAGGCATTGCTTCTTTTATTTTGCGCACTAAATCAAGGAAATGCTCTCTTGTATATTTACGTGCCATAATTTTCAAAATCTCATTTGAGCCTGACTGTACAGGTAAATGAATATGCTCGACTAAGTTGCCGCCTTTCGCTAAAATCTCGATTAAATGATCATCGAAATCCCGTGGATGGCTCGTTGTAAAGCGAATACGTGGAATATCGATTTTGCGCAGCTCGTCCATTAAATCACCTAAACGATAGGTAATATCATCAAAATCCTTGCCATATGCATTAACATTTTGCCCTAACAGCATAATTTCCTGATAGCCTTGTGCTGCTAGCTCACGCACTTCTGCGATAATTTCCTCTGGTCGACGTGAACGCTCCTTACCGCGCGTATATGGCACGATACAATACGTACAGAATTTATCACAGCCATACATAATGTTTACCCATGCTTTAATCGAACCAAGTCGTTGCTTTGGAAGATTTTCAATAACATCGCCTTCCTTTGACCACACTTCAATGACCATTTCCTTCGACATATAGGCTTCTTTTAAAATATGTGGTAAACGGTGGATATTGTGCGTACCAAATACCATATCTACATGCTGGTACGTTTTTAAAATTTTATTGACAACCGACTCTTCCTGCGACATACAACCACAGACGCCGATTAACATTTCTGGATTTTTGCGCTTATATTTCATAAGGAAGCCAAGCTCACCAAACACTTTATTTTCCGCATTTTCACGAATCGCACAAGTATTAAGCAGCACGACATCCGCCTGCTCGATTTCCTCTGTTGGCTCATAGCCAAGTTGCATGAAAATACCTGCCATTACTTCAGTGTCATGCTCGTTCATTTGACAGCCGTATGTGCGGATGTAAAATTTACGCCCGTTCCCCATATTTAAAAACTGCTCGTCAATCATGAAATCCTTATGATATTTAATCTCCTCTTTCCCGCGCTTTTTTGCGTCTTTTAAAGAAGGAGCTGTGAATACTTTTTCAAAATATTTACTGTAATCCTTTTCAGCAGCAGGCTTTGGCTGATTCACTTGCTTGCTTGCTAAACGTTGTTCCTCATTCATTGAGCTCATAAACTCCTTTCAATTGATTTCGTGCATACGAATATCCATTAAACTATTATAACGAATTTCCTAAGAAAGAACACTATTCACGCTTGAATTGTTGAGGAGTTTGTGTGAATTTTTTAGTTAAATTGATGAAATTGTATGCATTTTATTAAAATAAAGTAAGAACAAAGGTGAATGATTATCTATCTTGAAAACAGTAAAAACGATGCTAATTTCCTAATCGTAGACGCTGAATTTCCTCTAAAGGTAGCTCCGTTAGATCTTGAATTTCTTCATCGCTTTTTCCTTTTGCTATCATTTTTTGCGCAATTTGCTTATTTTGTTGGACTAAGCCTTCCTGTATTCCTTTTTGGATTCCTTCCTCAATTCCTTGATGTCGCGCATAATCTAGTTTGGCTTCCTCATCAATGATTGTTTTTAAACGAGAGTGGTAGGCGATGATTGTATCTGGGTTTTGACTAAGCTCTTGCCATGTATCAAAGGCTTGTTGTAAACGTTCATCTTTCAAAGCTAATACCTCCAATTCATTATAAATATCATCATATACTTTCTGTTTACGTGCATCGACCATTCCTAATAAGAGTAGCCAGCGAGCTAAAATATCATCTAATGAATTTAATTGCTCCTTACGCCATGTTTGAAGGAATTTAGTCATTTCAATAAAGTGGATTTCTAATACATCATCTTGGGGCGCTAAACGTTGTAGCGATTGATTTTCAAATAAGTGATAGGTGCTATGGTAGTGGATTGTTTTAAAAAATGTGAAATTACATATATTAATGGTGATTGTTGGTAGCAATGTATGATAACTTTTCCCTCGTGACAATTGGTCAACGAAGAGACGAGACCAATAATAGAGTGTCCGCTTCATCATATCATTTTCATTTGATAACTGCATTTCAATATTAATTAGCTCGCCATCTTGCGTGCGCACAATAATATCTAAACGTGACTCTTTATCTTCTAAATGCTCACCACTAAGCTCCTTATTGATGAACAGCACCTCTTTAATCGTATTACGCCCTGTTTTTTGTAAAATGGCATTTAAAAAGACAATCGTAATCTCTTTATTTTTATCATTACCAAATAGTTGCTTGAATGCCAAATCTATTTTCAAATCTATTAATTTATTCAATGGAATACGTTTTAAAGCTTTTCGATTCATATCTCATACTCCTTTTAATATAGCATAAGTTTCTCGTCTTATAAATGAAATTGCTTTTAAGCAATACATGCTCCATTTAGCATTTTCAACTATTAATTTGGGAGGTTCTTGTCGTTGTTTATTCATGGGAAATTAAATTATGGGGAAAATAATATTGTTGATAGATGAGGTATGGGGAAACCTCATCTACATTTAATTTACTATAATTTCCTACTTGAGTGAAGTATTTTATGAAAAGCCTGACACTAAAAATTAGTTCAGGCTTTTCATTTTATTAAAAAACCGCTCATATTCCGCTGGTTCATTGTCTTTTAAAATGGCTAAAAAAGTAAAGCCTAGCTGTGCAACAGACCACCATTTCATATTGTATAGGTGTTCAAATTTATATCGCGGTATCGAGAAAACATCTTTAAAAATCGTTAATGCATCAATATGATGCTCTTGTAAATAAAGTAAAAAAGCTAAAAATAGCGTATGGTCTTTAATTTGTAGCTGCTGTGCCTCGACGAATCGCTTCAACTCGTCTACCTGATCATAACTGCATTCCACTGTGCGCTGTAATTTCGTTAATTCCTTTTGCTCATGCCTTGCAATAAAATCTATGATGTTCGTCAATTAAATTGCACCTCAATTCATTGCTCTCTCTAGTAATTATACAACGAATTTCTTGAGTGCATGTGTTAAAGCACGCGTATTTTTTGAAATGTACTGAATTTGCTCGTGCATATTTGTCGTAATATCAAGTTGCTTTGCTGTTTGTTGCACAATTTGTTCAACTTGGCTACCATTTTCCTCTGATAGCTCGCTTAACTTCCTTGATTGATCCGCCACATTTTGTGCATATTGCGACATTTTTTCGACTGTACTTGATATGTCCGCAATATGCGGTTCAATATGCTCAATGCGAGTAGCAATCGCTCGGAAATGCGTCGCAGTGTTTGTCGTTACTTCAATGCCAGAATGAACTGCCTCGCTTGCGACTTCCATCATATTAACAGCCGTTTTTGTATCTTGCTGTATCGTTTTCACGATTGTCGTAATTGTTTTCGTTGAATCTAATGATTGTTGTGCTAGCTTTTTCACTTCATTTGCTACAACAGCAAAGCCTTTGCCCTCTTCTCCAGCATGCGCTGCCTCAATCGCTGCATTTAGTGCAAGCAGACTCGTATTATTGGCAATTTCCTGAATAATATCAACAGCCTTTGAAATCTCCTGTGATTGTAGCTCTAGTTTACGCATTTTCGCATCTGCCTCTAGCATTGCTTGCTCAATTAGGTGCATTTGTGACATATTCGATGCAATTTCTTGCTCGCCATCTTTAGCTTGCTGCACTGTTTCAGCAATATTTTCCTTCATCATTTGCACGCGATTTGTCACAACTGTAATATTGCTTGCGACCTCTTGAATCATCGCTGTATTCGATGTTAAATGGGCTGTCGATTCCATAATACTTTGAGCAATTTCATCCGTATTTTTAGATGTTTGCTGTGCAGACAGAGTCATCGTTTCAGAGCTCGTGCGAATGTTTCCATTGGCTTCCCCTACAACGCTTGCACTACGATTCACAACTTCTAATAAGCCTTTTACTTCCTCCACCATGTGATTGTAGCAAAGCAGCAGCTCCCCAAGCTCATCTCGCGATGTATAAATTGCTTTTTGTGTAAAATCACCTTGCTCGGCACGCTTTAATAAGCTTTTCAATTGCTTAGTTGGCTTACGCACAGAGCTTGAGGCAGTAAAACTTAAAATGACTACCAGCACCACCATCATCAACGAAATAAATATAATGATGAAATAGCCTCTATGTATATCCTTTTCATAATTTATAATTTGTTGCTCTGTGCGAGTAAGTACATAATCAACTACCTCTCGTACGTTAGCTTCATTTATTTCTGTTTTTAGCTGCTTCAAATAAAAATCCATTTTCGAATCGAATGCTAAATAAGGTGCTTCATTTATTAATCCTTGCGCTTCCTCTGTTTTTCCTGCTAGCGTTAGCGCTTCTGCTGATTTTAACACGTACATGCTTTGTACCTTTTGCTCATATATTTGCTGTGCATGCCATTCCATTTTTCTTAAATAGTCCATACAAAAAATAGAAATGACGATATTGGAAATAACACAAACAAGCATTAATAACATGAGCTTGTCCTTTACTTTAACATATTTCATTATATATGCTCCTTTTTTACTATATGGAACAAGCATATATGAACTGTATAAATATGATGTAAAGGGAATGTTAAAGTTTTGTTATAGTACTATTGTCTCTTAAAACAAAAACCTGTAGGAAAATTAAATTCCCACAGGTTTTTGTTTTACATAAATTCTTTTAACAGTTGATCAAACTGATCCTCTGATAAGCTAATATCAATATCCGTTAATGGTAGCTCTGAATAGCCTGTAATTTTTTCTTGGTAAGAAGTTGTTTCTTGATCATGGTAAATAACACCTGTTACAAGTCCTTCTTTTTCCATTACTGTTTGCATCGCTAATGAACGGTCTGTATGGTCATAGCCCTCGATTTCAGATAACTTGGTTAAATTTTCTTTAAACCAATCATATGTGTTCACTTTATTATATGTTACACATGGTGAGAAGACGTTAATAAATGAAAAGCCTTTATGGTTTAAGCCTGCTTCGATTAATGCTGTCAGCTCTTTAATATCCGTTGAGAAGCCTTGTGCAACGAATGTTGCACCACTTGTTAACGCTACTTCTAACGGTTTTAAAGATGGCTCAATTGCTCCACCTGGTGTCGATTTTGTAATAAAGCCTGCTGCTGAACGCGGCGATGTTTGCCCTTTTGTTAAGCCATAAATTTGGTTATCCATGACGATATACGTAATATCGATATTACGGCGAATTGCATGGATTGTATGGCCCATTCCAATCGCAAAACCGTCACCGTCACCACCTGATGCGATGACCTTTAAATCTTTATTAGCCATTTTCAAGCCTTGTGCAATTGGTAACGCACGACCATGAATACCATGGAAGCCATATGAATTAATATAGCCTGAAATACGCCCAGAACAGCCGATACCTGAAATAACTGCTAATTCATGTGGCTCATAACCTACGTTTGCCGCAGCGCGTTGAATCGCCGCTTGTACCGAGAAGTCACCACAGCCTGGACACCAGTTTGGCTTCACTGCATTGCGGAAATCTTTAAATGTTGCCATGATTAAATCTTCTCCTTCACTAAGTTTGTTAGCTCACGTGGTAAAAATGGTGTACCATCATATTTTAAAATTGTTGATGTTTTGGCATGTGCACCAATATTCATTTTTAAAATATTTGCTAATTGGCCTGTTGCATTGTTTTCAACAACGATAATTTTCTTCGCCTTGTCTGCTAGCTGTGCCATTTCTTCTGCTGGGAATGGGAATAGTAAGCGAACATGTGCATGGTTTGTTTTAATGCCTTCTGCGTTTAATGTTTCCTGTACTTCCTCAATTGCACCACGCGTTGAGTTAAAGCCAACAAGTAAAATATCTGCTTCCTCATGTGGTGCATTAGCATAAATTGGTGTATCAAACTGCAAATAGTTTAGCTTACGCATACGTTTATCCATTTGTGTGCGACGGTTGCCTGTCGCTTCAGATGGCTTTCCTGTTTCATCATGCTCTACACCTGTTACGTGGTGAATACCGCCCTTTGTCCCTGGTAAAATACGTGGCGACACGCCGTCCTCTGTATTTTCATAGCGCTTGAAGTAATCTTTTGTTTCCTCGTCCTCTACTGCCTCGACGATTTTACCACGTTTAATTTCAATTTTGCTATAGTCAAATGGAGCAACAGTTTGCTTCCCTAACGATAGCTGTAAATCTGTCATGATAATAACAGGTAATTGTAATTGCTCCGCGATATTGAATGCTTGAATTGTATCAAAAAATGCTTCTTCCATTGTAGAAGGGGCAATGACCACTTTCGGAATTTCACCGTGCGTGCCGTATAGCATCGCCATTAAATCTGATTGCTCTTGCTTCGTTGGTAAGCCTGTTGATGGGCCACCACGCTGCGTATCAATAATAACAAGCGGCTGCTCTGTCATACCAGATAAGCCAATTGCCTCAACCATTAAAGAAAGTCCTGGGCCTGCAGATGCTGTAAATGAACGTACACCGCCATAGTTTGCGCCAATTGCCATCGTTGCTGCCGCAATTTCATCCTCAGTTTGAATGACTGCACCACCAACTAATGGTAGTTTTTTAATCATGTATTCCATAATTTCAGATGCTGGTGTAATTGGATATGCTGCCATAAAGCGAGAGCCAGCTGCCATTGCGCCAAGTGCAATCGCATCGTTGCCAATCATAAATAGACGACGCTGCCCATCAGCTGGTGCTAAAGCCCATTCCCCAACACGGTCACCAATTTGTTCAGCGATGGCTTCACGCCCTTTTTGAATCGCCTCAATGTTTTTCGCGACAACTTCCTCACCTTTGCGTCCGAAAATTTCTTCTACAACGCTTTGGAATACCGTTTCATCTAAATTTAACAAGGCAGTTGTTGCACCGATTGCCACCATGTTTTTCATTAATGATGTACCTAATTCTGATGCAATTTCAGTAAAAGGCACTGCAAATAATGGTGCTACACAGTCTTCAGGTGCTACTGGCTCAAAGCGTGCATCTGCCAAAACAATGCTTGTTGATGTTAATTCTTTATAATTAACATCAATTGTCTCTTGGTCAAATGCCACTAAAATATCTAAATCGTCCGCAATCGAACGAACCTCTGTCGGACGTACTGTAATTTTATTATTCGTATGGCCACCTTTAATACGAGAAGAGAAATGACGGTAACCGTATAAGTGATAGCCTAAACGGTTCATCGCAGTTGCGAAAATTTCGCCTGTACTTTCAATACCTTCCCCTTGTTGCCCACCGACTTTCCATGAAAGCTGATGTAACATATAAACATCTCCTTAAATTCCGTTTTTATATATGAATTTCCTACATTAGTTTAACACGAAGATGGTGTCTGTACTATTGTAAATATGTAATTCTGCAAAATTTCAGTCCTTTGGCTGAAAAAAAGTCTAGTTTTTAAATAGGATTTGTCTACTTATTATTTTAATATAACTTATAAATACCCCATATAAACTAATGAAGCCAATAAATACAAAGCTAATCATTAAATGCTTGACCACATCTAGTGGCAAATGCATACTTAAAAAATGCTTGCTCAACAAATAATAAACGATGCTGCAGCATATAAAAATATGAAGAAAAAAGGAATAGACAGCCCATCTATTTTTTTGAAAATGCCAGCATGCTATCGTTACTACATAACAAGGCATAACAATAACAAAAAATAATAAAAGCCCAATATGTACAGTTGCGGCTCCTTGTACAGTGCTACTGGGCATAGTATAAAAGAGCAGGCTCATGAAAATCGCAATGATTGGGTTCACAATAAAGAAAAAGGATGTTTTCATTTTACTTCTCCTTTGGTCTTATTTTTATCTCGTACTGTTCCATCTAGGTCACACAAATAAAAAAGCCGCCAACTTAGCTCTCACTAAATTGACGACTTTGTACGTTATCGGTTTCTTTTTTCTACAACCAACTTAAGTGCTGTTCGATCTTCCCCTGCAATCGTAATATCTGCAAATGCTGGTGCGCAAATTAAATCAGTGCCGCTTGGTGCTACAAAGCCTCTTGCAATCGCGACTGCTTTCACGGCCTGGTTGAGTGCTCCCGCTCCCACTGCTTGCATTTCCACGAAGCCTTGCTCTCGAATGACGGCAACCAATGCACCTGCAACAGAATTTGGATTTGAGCGAGATGATACTTTTAATGAATCCACAACTATTCCTCCCCATTTTGCATGATCGAGACAACTTTTTATTTATTGTCTGTAGGTCATTGTATGCTTGAAGGGAATGGAACATGACAAATAGATTAGAATTACTGTATATTTTTATAAAGAGGGGGAATTGGCATGAGAGAAAAAACATTACGCATTTGTGAAAAAGGGCATCGCTATTATAAAAGCACTGATTGTAATACATGTCCAAAATGCGAGCAAGAAAACAAACCTGTGGAAGGTTTTTTAGCGAGACTTTCCTCACCAGCTCGTAATGCATTAATTCATGAGGGGATTACAACATTGGAGCAGCTTGCACAGCATACAGAAAAGGAAATTTTAAAGCTGCATGGCATCGGTCCAGCATCAATGCCGACAATGCGTGCTGCATTAGAAGAAAAAGGACTAAGCTTTAAGTAAAAAGCTTAGTCCCTTTGTTATGGAGTGAATGGATAATCCTCATTAATATAAATACGCTCTTGGCGCAATGCTTTACCTGTTTTATCATCAACCTCAACGAAAAAGGCACTTAGCACTTCACGTCCTTTTTTCGGCACTTCAAAGCGTGCAGGCATATTTGTTTGGAATTTATAAATAACGCTATCCTTCATCATTCCTAAAATTTCATCGTATGGTCCTGTCATGCCGACAT belongs to Lysinibacillus louembei and includes:
- a CDS encoding RicAFT regulatory complex protein RicA family protein, translated to MTTYYTKDEIVAKAKEIAHMIANTEEVEFFKKAEAQINENQFVREKIASLKTLQKQAVNFQHLGKEKALNMIEGKIDGIEQEIDEIPVVQQFKQSQMDVNDLLQLVSNAIANEVTNEIIESTGGDLLRGETGSKVENSTPGSCS
- a CDS encoding 2-oxoacid:ferredoxin oxidoreductase subunit beta, which produces MATFKDFRNAVKPNWCPGCGDFSVQAAIQRAAANVGYEPHELAVISGIGCSGRISGYINSYGFHGIHGRALPIAQGLKMANKDLKVIASGGDGDGFAIGMGHTIHAIRRNIDITYIVMDNQIYGLTKGQTSPRSAAGFITKSTPGGAIEPSLKPLEVALTSGATFVAQGFSTDIKELTALIEAGLNHKGFSFINVFSPCVTYNKVNTYDWFKENLTKLSEIEGYDHTDRSLAMQTVMEKEGLVTGVIYHDQETTSYQEKITGYSELPLTDIDISLSEDQFDQLLKEFM
- a CDS encoding RNA polymerase alpha subunit C-terminal domain-containing protein, which produces MREKTLRICEKGHRYYKSTDCNTCPKCEQENKPVEGFLARLSSPARNALIHEGITTLEQLAQHTEKEILKLHGIGPASMPTMRAALEEKGLSFK
- a CDS encoding methyl-accepting chemotaxis protein, with the translated sequence MKYVKVKDKLMLLMLVCVISNIVISIFCMDYLRKMEWHAQQIYEQKVQSMYVLKSAEALTLAGKTEEAQGLINEAPYLAFDSKMDFYLKQLKTEINEANVREVVDYVLTRTEQQIINYEKDIHRGYFIIIFISLMMVVLVVILSFTASSSVRKPTKQLKSLLKRAEQGDFTQKAIYTSRDELGELLLCYNHMVEEVKGLLEVVNRSASVVGEANGNIRTSSETMTLSAQQTSKNTDEIAQSIMESTAHLTSNTAMIQEVASNITVVTNRVQMMKENIAETVQQAKDGEQEIASNMSQMHLIEQAMLEADAKMRKLELQSQEISKAVDIIQEIANNTSLLALNAAIEAAHAGEEGKGFAVVANEVKKLAQQSLDSTKTITTIVKTIQQDTKTAVNMMEVASEAVHSGIEVTTNTATHFRAIATRIEHIEPHIADISSTVEKMSQYAQNVADQSRKLSELSEENGSQVEQIVQQTAKQLDITTNMHEQIQYISKNTRALTHALKKFVV
- the miaB gene encoding tRNA (N6-isopentenyl adenosine(37)-C2)-methylthiotransferase MiaB, with translation MNEEQRLASKQVNQPKPAAEKDYSKYFEKVFTAPSLKDAKKRGKEEIKYHKDFMIDEQFLNMGNGRKFYIRTYGCQMNEHDTEVMAGIFMQLGYEPTEEIEQADVVLLNTCAIRENAENKVFGELGFLMKYKRKNPEMLIGVCGCMSQEESVVNKILKTYQHVDMVFGTHNIHRLPHILKEAYMSKEMVIEVWSKEGDVIENLPKQRLGSIKAWVNIMYGCDKFCTYCIVPYTRGKERSRRPEEIIAEVRELAAQGYQEIMLLGQNVNAYGKDFDDITYRLGDLMDELRKIDIPRIRFTTSHPRDFDDHLIEILAKGGNLVEHIHLPVQSGSNEILKIMARKYTREHFLDLVRKIKEAMPDVALSTDIIVGYPNETEKQFQETLDLYREVGFEMAYTYIYSPREGTPAAKMVDNVPMEVKKERLQRLNAVVEELSKAALQKLEGEMVEVLVEGSSKKRDDVLAGYTRKNKLVNFEGPMELVGQRVNVKILEAKNYSLRGEFVEIVKRHEVHS
- a CDS encoding Rpn family recombination-promoting nuclease/putative transposase, encoding MNRKALKRIPLNKLIDLKIDLAFKQLFGNDKNKEITIVFLNAILQKTGRNTIKEVLFINKELSGEHLEDKESRLDIIVRTQDGELINIEMQLSNENDMMKRTLYYWSRLFVDQLSRGKSYHTLLPTITINICNFTFFKTIHYHSTYHLFENQSLQRLAPQDDVLEIHFIEMTKFLQTWRKEQLNSLDDILARWLLLLGMVDARKQKVYDDIYNELEVLALKDERLQQAFDTWQELSQNPDTIIAYHSRLKTIIDEEAKLDYARHQGIEEGIQKGIQEGLVQQNKQIAQKMIAKGKSDEEIQDLTELPLEEIQRLRLGN
- a CDS encoding 2-oxoacid:acceptor oxidoreductase subunit alpha, which translates into the protein MLHQLSWKVGGQQGEGIESTGEIFATAMNRLGYHLYGYRHFSSRIKGGHTNNKITVRPTEVRSIADDLDILVAFDQETIDVNYKELTSTSIVLADARFEPVAPEDCVAPLFAVPFTEIASELGTSLMKNMVAIGATTALLNLDETVFQSVVEEIFGRKGEEVVAKNIEAIQKGREAIAEQIGDRVGEWALAPADGQRRLFMIGNDAIALGAMAAGSRFMAAYPITPASEIMEYMIKKLPLVGGAVIQTEDEIAAATMAIGANYGGVRSFTASAGPGLSLMVEAIGLSGMTEQPLVIIDTQRGGPSTGLPTKQEQSDLMAMLYGTHGEIPKVVIAPSTMEEAFFDTIQAFNIAEQLQLPVIIMTDLQLSLGKQTVAPFDYSKIEIKRGKIVEAVEDEETKDYFKRYENTEDGVSPRILPGTKGGIHHVTGVEHDETGKPSEATGNRRTQMDKRMRKLNYLQFDTPIYANAPHEEADILLVGFNSTRGAIEEVQETLNAEGIKTNHAHVRLLFPFPAEEMAQLADKAKKIIVVENNATGQLANILKMNIGAHAKTSTILKYDGTPFLPRELTNLVKEKI
- a CDS encoding 2-oxoglutarate ferredoxin oxidoreductase subunit beta, with the protein product MTNIIDFIARHEQKELTKLQRTVECSYDQVDELKRFVEAQQLQIKDHTLFLAFLLYLQEHHIDALTIFKDVFSIPRYKFEHLYNMKWWSVAQLGFTFLAILKDNEPAEYERFFNKMKSLN
- a CDS encoding stage V sporulation protein S produces the protein MDSLKVSSRSNPNSVAGALVAVIREQGFVEMQAVGAGALNQAVKAVAIARGFVAPSGTDLICAPAFADITIAGEDRTALKLVVEKRNR
- a CDS encoding putative bifunctional diguanylate cyclase/phosphodiesterase — its product is MYNHNIVDRGQLYFSLCQVAKQFESGLVILDAQNQHSIIYANNIFTRMVEYHHDELIGSTLSLLTGPLTDVNSEALILESLQQGLSLKLSIFHYRKDQTAFWNELSILPIRDHESIVQFYIVAARDITDSINVEALIAVEREAYSELEQGADIADVLAHLCRHIATTFQKKSYTCIFLIEENRLKLVASNTLPKKIRSIFASVDNLHLDYNNFFQHIIKDRYIIHHLEQQQEEWASILQQKDIEAVWHQAIKTPEGELVGIFSLFFEESIKFPRQNEIKFLDRVAPIITLALKYFNQKKEILQLAYYDEKTGLPNFALFQNELNQLYQEDCSGVICIIEPGEYQKVVDLYGRQGGDALLLQLAQRAMLIPAFENALIARYTNSSVILASKYTIDEELEGLLHEIIVEPFSIEGKSVYITLKIGTSNYDQSILITEAVKRADTALSVSLKSTGTTLKVYDESQVQTLQLEMEVLSSFSYALKNMEFTPVLQPKVNIQTGEIEGFEALARWFSESLGFVSPAIFIPVAENTGNIHKVDRVIFRKILAWQKMRQDAGKKMYQIAVNISPTHFYDPSFVESMKLLITEYGVEPRYIKFEITESVELENMIRAKGIINELKEFGIAMSIDDFGVGYSSLGYLKELPFDEIKIDKSFIDYLSDERMNAVVRTLIQLSADLNMKSVAEGIETEAQHLELQKIGCQVGQGYYYYKPMTLTEVEQLLDY